A stretch of Lathyrus oleraceus cultivar Zhongwan6 chromosome 6, CAAS_Psat_ZW6_1.0, whole genome shotgun sequence DNA encodes these proteins:
- the LOC127097261 gene encoding high mobility group B protein 10, whose protein sequence is MEGKKEELKTMVSSQQPPDIQLINVDVKHYSSPDDLETFYVKLTDLLDSSGFTLILNVRETCLDLYQFYLEVTKRGGYHQVGKEKKWGEIVSALKLEGNNAKLCLQLEKLYANLLYKFEKFYFYRFPASQTPSATTKGSPKRKQSSTTSLSQLMDDGDYPTAANISKDYPFKMTAIPEVLLQTPSKDKEKKKNRGVPIGRSGYQIFLKQECARLKASRQDIDGKTLMRVAVDGWNNLSDIDKQPYLEESKKIKEQKKEAMMNEYNKQKSTQDLNKDGKKPNLCNGDYYCVTLQPQANDPLVNNAAVDLASKMTEKTSKDPFFPFDLDAYRSVDLLTG, encoded by the exons ATGGAAGGCAAGAAAGAGGAGCTGAAGACGATGGTTTCATCACAACAACCACCAGATATCCAACTCATCAATGTTGATGTTAAACACTACTCTTCTCCTGATGACTTAGAGACCTTTTACGTCAAACTCACTGACCTTTTGGACTCCTCTGGTTTCACTCTCAT TTTGAATGTCCGAGAAACATGCTTAGACTTGTACCAGTTTTACTTGGAGGTCACCAAAAGAGGAGGTTATCACCAG GTTGGTAAAGAAAAGAAATGGGGTGAAATTGTGTCTGCTCTAAAACTGGAAGGAAACAATGCAAAATTATGTCTTCAACTTGAAAAGCTCTATGCAAAtcttctttacaaatttgagaAATTTTACTTCTACAGGTTTCCTGCTTCTCAAACTCCATCTGCCACCACCAAAG GTTCACCTAAAAGGAAACAGAGCTCAACCACTAGTTTATCCCAACTAATGGATGATGGAGATTATCCAACAGCGGCAAATATCTCCAAGGACTACCCTTTCAAAATGACAG CAATACCTGAAGTGCTCCTGCAAACACCATCAAAGGacaaagaaaagaagaaaaatcGAGGTGTTCCAATAGGACGAAGTGGATATCAAATTTTCCTCAAGCAGGAATGTGCCCGATTAAAAGCTTCTCGTCAGGATATAGATGGAAAAACACTCATGCGCGTGGCTGTTGATGGATGGAATAACTTGTCAGACATTGATAAACAG CCATATTTGGAAGAAAGCAAGAAGATAAAGGAACAAAAGAAGGAAGCAATGATGAATGAATATAATAAACAGAAGAGCACTCAAGATCTTAACAAGGATGGAAAGAAGCCTAATCTGTGCAATGGTGACTACTACTGTGTAACTTTGCAACCTCAAGCAAATGACCCTCTCGTGAACAATGCAGCAGTGGACCTGGCTTCTAAAATGACAGAAAAGACATCTAAGGATCCCTTCTTCCCATTTGATTTGGATGCTTATCGTTCAGTAGATTTGCTAACTGGATAG